In Chryseobacterium oranimense, a single window of DNA contains:
- a CDS encoding isoaspartyl peptidase/L-asparaginase family protein, whose product MQSRRNFIKKTAAASLALAVNPLDLMAKDLPENYKITGKPIVLSTWNFGLKANEEAWTILGKGGKALDAVEKGVRLVELDPTERSVGYGGRPDRDGRVTLDACIMDENYNIGSVACLENVKNPISVARAVMEKTPHVMLVGDGALQFALSQGFKKENLLTPDSEKEWKEWLKTSEYKPVANIENHDTIGMIALDAQGNLSGACTTSGMAFKMHGRVGDSPIIGAGLFVDNEVGAATATGHGEEVIRTVGTHLVVELMRQGRNPQQACKEAVERIVKIAQRRNKNLKDIQVGFIALNKKGEYGSYCIQDGFNFAVYDQKGNRLEKPEFALK is encoded by the coding sequence ATGCAAAGTAGACGAAACTTCATCAAAAAAACAGCCGCTGCTTCTCTGGCACTTGCTGTAAACCCACTGGATCTTATGGCTAAAGACCTGCCGGAAAACTATAAAATAACAGGTAAACCTATCGTTCTTTCTACCTGGAATTTCGGACTGAAGGCAAACGAAGAAGCCTGGACTATTCTGGGAAAAGGCGGTAAAGCCCTCGATGCAGTGGAAAAAGGAGTTCGTCTCGTGGAATTAGACCCAACTGAAAGAAGCGTAGGCTATGGAGGACGTCCGGATAGAGACGGAAGAGTTACCCTCGATGCCTGTATTATGGACGAAAACTATAATATAGGTTCCGTTGCCTGTCTGGAAAATGTCAAAAATCCTATTTCTGTAGCAAGAGCAGTAATGGAGAAAACGCCTCACGTTATGCTGGTTGGAGATGGAGCATTACAGTTTGCATTATCACAAGGGTTTAAAAAAGAAAATCTTCTCACACCCGATTCAGAAAAAGAATGGAAAGAATGGCTTAAAACCAGTGAGTACAAGCCAGTCGCCAATATAGAAAACCATGATACCATCGGAATGATTGCTCTGGATGCGCAAGGGAACCTTTCCGGGGCATGTACCACCAGCGGAATGGCCTTTAAGATGCACGGCAGGGTAGGAGATTCACCTATCATCGGCGCAGGGTTATTTGTAGACAATGAAGTTGGGGCGGCTACAGCTACCGGTCATGGCGAAGAAGTAATCCGTACTGTTGGGACGCATCTGGTGGTTGAATTGATGAGGCAGGGTAGAAATCCCCAACAGGCCTGCAAAGAAGCCGTAGAAAGAATTGTGAAAATTGCTCAAAGAAGAAACAAAAACCTGAAAGATATCCAGGTTGGGTTTATTGCCTTAAATAAAAAAGGAGAATATGGTTCTTACTGCATTCAGGACGGATTTAATTTTGCTGTCTATGACCAGAAAGGCAACCGTCTGGAAAAACCGGAATTTGCTCTGAAATAA
- the dacB gene encoding D-alanyl-D-alanine carboxypeptidase/D-alanyl-D-alanine-endopeptidase, with product MVNYRKYISGVAVLASGFFLAQSTVSTVLYSQAYENQKNTLNLPSPVTSVAERTVLSAKELVDINVNTMMADPVLKNADWGFVVYDPKTKKVISSYNENTPLVPASTTKLLTTETAMNLLGENYRWMTQLEYSGTIDENGTLNGNLYLIGSGDPSLGTNKAGAWSYRDIISDFMGGLSREGIRKVNGDIIIQTALFKGNITRLPENVVWLENNNYYLPVGTTREINPANEKLIMKKSGLASEKKYFYMSPYANQMVYADKYEGDGFLTTKLPDAPAYLANTLRTTLVKSGIGVTGKVTPRMTDASPESRKLVSAYKSPTLGDIIFYTNQHSDNSLAEALLKTVGFQKLGDQTSESGRIVVTSHLKDENFDMMGLNYIDGSGLSRSNNVTPIAQAKFLTSLMDEKYYKTYLTSLPVGGQSGTLKRMFIGTGNGQIFAKTGTLNKVKTLAGYLKTNSGKTLVFSLMVNNYSGSVDMVKKRMEKILEPALDL from the coding sequence ATGGTAAATTACAGAAAATATATTTCAGGTGTAGCGGTATTGGCTTCTGGGTTTTTCCTTGCTCAATCTACCGTTTCTACAGTTCTTTACTCACAGGCTTACGAAAATCAGAAGAATACTTTGAACCTTCCTTCTCCCGTTACCTCAGTAGCGGAAAGAACGGTTTTGTCTGCCAAAGAGCTCGTAGATATTAATGTAAACACAATGATGGCGGATCCTGTGCTGAAAAATGCAGACTGGGGATTCGTAGTGTACGACCCGAAAACGAAGAAAGTAATCTCTTCGTACAACGAAAATACTCCTTTAGTTCCGGCTTCTACCACAAAATTGCTCACCACGGAAACAGCAATGAACCTTTTAGGTGAAAACTACCGTTGGATGACTCAGCTGGAATATTCAGGAACTATTGATGAAAACGGAACTTTAAACGGAAATCTCTATCTGATAGGCAGCGGCGATCCTTCTTTAGGAACCAACAAAGCCGGTGCATGGTCATACAGAGATATTATTTCAGACTTCATGGGCGGACTTTCCCGCGAAGGTATCCGAAAGGTAAACGGTGATATTATCATTCAGACAGCGCTTTTCAAAGGCAATATTACAAGGCTTCCGGAAAATGTTGTATGGCTTGAAAACAATAATTATTACCTGCCTGTAGGAACTACACGCGAGATTAATCCAGCCAACGAAAAACTGATCATGAAAAAATCAGGATTGGCTTCTGAAAAAAAATACTTCTATATGTCACCTTATGCCAATCAGATGGTATATGCGGATAAATATGAAGGAGACGGTTTTTTAACGACAAAACTTCCTGATGCTCCGGCTTATCTTGCCAATACTTTAAGAACAACTTTGGTAAAAAGCGGAATTGGAGTAACAGGAAAAGTAACTCCGAGAATGACGGATGCCTCTCCTGAGAGCAGAAAACTGGTTTCAGCCTATAAATCCCCTACATTAGGTGATATTATATTTTATACCAACCAGCACAGTGACAATTCCCTGGCGGAAGCTTTACTGAAAACAGTAGGTTTCCAGAAACTGGGTGATCAGACTTCGGAATCCGGAAGAATCGTAGTAACCAGCCACCTGAAAGATGAAAACTTCGACATGATGGGATTAAATTATATAGATGGAAGCGGACTTTCCAGAAGTAATAATGTAACTCCTATTGCCCAGGCAAAGTTTTTAACCTCTTTAATGGATGAAAAATACTATAAAACTTATCTCACTTCTCTCCCTGTAGGCGGGCAGTCCGGTACGTTGAAAAGAATGTTCATCGGAACCGGAAACGGACAGATTTTTGCCAAAACAGGAACTTTAAATAAAGTAAAAACACTGGCAGGCTACCTGAAGACCAATTCAGGAAAAACT
- a CDS encoding GxxExxY protein: MTENEISYKIIGAAIEVHKNLGVGLLENAYETALAYELKQQGMDVKRQVSLPLKYKESDNRKCI; the protein is encoded by the coding sequence ATGACAGAAAACGAAATATCCTACAAAATAATAGGAGCAGCAATCGAAGTACATAAAAATCTAGGAGTCGGATTATTGGAAAATGCTTATGAAACAGCGCTGGCTTACGAACTGAAACAACAGGGAATGGATGTGAAGCGACAGGTTTCCTTACCCTTAAAGTATAAAGAAAGTGACAATAGAAAATGCATATAA
- a CDS encoding beta-mannosidase, which produces MNKSILFAFLFIQSMMNAQLTERSLSSEKWQFRNTQEQKWLPAKIPGTVHLDLIDNKVIPDPFKDENEKRVQWIENEDWEYQTSFNISSKELNNDHVDLIFNGLDTFSEIYLNGKLLKKTDNMFRKWEIPVKELLKEGNNDLKIKFISAVKEGKERAKKVPFTMPESPRSFVRKAQYQFGWDWGPRLVTAGIWKDIQLKCWNLAEIPNIKYHQNSSGNIFNLKFEVEINAENSGDYVLNINKQTQTVSLKKGFNKISVPYKTDGMKLWQPNGWGDANLYDFKIVLSKKNISLDQKNIKIGLRTVELVQEKDTAGKSFYFKVNGKPLYAKGTNWIPGDSFSPRMTKEKYRKLIKDAKDANMNMIRVWGGGIYEDDEFYKACDENGILVWQDFMFAGSFYPADEAFLNNVKEEIKDQVNRLQNHPSIALWCGNNEIDEAIVNWGYQKQFKYSKEDSLQVWKDYKKLFHELIPNTLKESLTSDKNIYWPSSPSIGWGHKESLTEGDSHYWGVWWGEQPFEMYNEKVGRFMSEYGFQGMPGPEAVKSMFSGTPDLNLQNPVIKAHEKNTRGWEIISEYMKRDYKVPTDFIQYNYISQLLQARGMRIAVEAHRRSKPYNMGTLYWQLNDCWPVVSWSSIDYLGTWKALHYQMKRSFEQQVILTEEKEGILNFYAVNDGLKSFNNVNLELKAINFNGKILKGLKAVSKEKMLGSILKFEPVKIETLIPDSDKNKTFLQLTLKDKDGNIIASSLHFFAKPKDLQLTQPGIKIKKISADEVEVSTDVLAKDIYLMGDTHFSDNFFDLLPNTSKKIKLSKPVENIKVMSLWDTL; this is translated from the coding sequence ATGAATAAATCTATCCTTTTTGCTTTCCTTTTTATTCAAAGTATGATGAATGCACAGCTTACGGAACGAAGCTTGTCTTCAGAGAAATGGCAGTTCAGAAATACCCAGGAACAGAAATGGCTGCCTGCAAAAATTCCAGGCACTGTACATCTTGATCTGATCGATAATAAGGTCATTCCTGATCCTTTCAAAGATGAAAATGAAAAAAGAGTACAGTGGATAGAAAATGAAGACTGGGAATATCAAACCAGTTTTAATATCTCATCAAAAGAGCTGAATAATGACCATGTAGACCTTATTTTTAACGGCCTTGATACCTTTTCAGAAATATACCTGAACGGAAAACTACTGAAGAAAACAGATAATATGTTCAGGAAATGGGAAATTCCTGTAAAAGAGCTTCTGAAAGAAGGAAATAACGACCTGAAGATAAAATTTATATCAGCTGTAAAAGAAGGTAAAGAACGGGCAAAGAAAGTTCCATTTACAATGCCGGAATCACCGAGAAGCTTTGTGAGAAAAGCCCAGTATCAGTTTGGATGGGATTGGGGTCCGAGACTGGTGACCGCCGGAATATGGAAAGATATACAATTGAAATGCTGGAATCTTGCTGAAATCCCAAATATTAAATATCATCAGAACTCTTCAGGGAATATTTTTAATTTAAAATTTGAAGTAGAAATTAATGCAGAGAATTCAGGAGATTATGTGTTGAATATTAATAAGCAGACCCAAACAGTTTCTCTGAAAAAAGGATTTAATAAAATAAGTGTTCCGTACAAAACGGACGGGATGAAACTGTGGCAGCCTAATGGTTGGGGAGATGCCAATCTTTATGATTTTAAAATTGTGCTTTCTAAAAAAAATATATCCTTAGATCAGAAGAATATAAAAATTGGGCTCAGAACTGTAGAGCTCGTTCAGGAAAAGGATACGGCAGGAAAATCTTTCTATTTTAAGGTGAATGGAAAACCGTTGTATGCAAAAGGAACAAACTGGATTCCCGGAGACAGTTTTTCACCCAGAATGACCAAAGAAAAATACAGGAAGCTCATCAAAGATGCCAAAGATGCCAACATGAATATGATCCGCGTCTGGGGTGGCGGAATTTATGAAGATGATGAGTTTTATAAAGCCTGTGACGAAAATGGAATCTTAGTCTGGCAGGATTTCATGTTTGCCGGCAGCTTTTATCCTGCAGATGAAGCTTTTTTGAATAACGTAAAAGAAGAAATAAAAGACCAGGTCAACAGGCTTCAAAACCATCCATCCATTGCTTTATGGTGCGGAAATAATGAAATTGATGAAGCCATTGTCAACTGGGGTTATCAGAAACAGTTCAAATACTCAAAGGAAGACTCCCTCCAGGTTTGGAAAGATTATAAAAAACTCTTCCACGAACTTATTCCAAATACCTTAAAAGAAAGCCTTACTTCCGATAAAAATATCTACTGGCCAAGTTCACCGTCCATTGGCTGGGGGCATAAAGAAAGTCTTACAGAAGGGGATTCCCATTATTGGGGAGTCTGGTGGGGAGAACAGCCGTTTGAGATGTATAATGAAAAAGTAGGCAGATTCATGTCGGAATACGGTTTTCAGGGAATGCCTGGCCCGGAAGCTGTGAAATCCATGTTTTCCGGAACTCCTGATCTCAATCTTCAGAATCCTGTAATCAAAGCCCATGAAAAGAATACAAGAGGTTGGGAAATCATCAGTGAATATATGAAGAGAGATTACAAAGTTCCAACAGACTTTATACAATACAATTACATTTCCCAGCTTCTTCAGGCCCGGGGAATGAGAATCGCTGTTGAAGCCCACCGCCGTTCAAAACCTTACAATATGGGAACCTTGTACTGGCAGCTTAATGATTGCTGGCCTGTAGTGTCCTGGTCTTCCATTGATTATCTGGGAACCTGGAAAGCCTTGCATTACCAGATGAAAAGAAGTTTTGAGCAGCAGGTTATTTTAACCGAGGAGAAAGAAGGTATTTTAAATTTTTATGCTGTTAATGACGGATTGAAGTCATTCAATAATGTTAATTTAGAATTAAAAGCAATAAATTTTAATGGTAAAATTTTAAAAGGGCTTAAAGCTGTTTCAAAAGAAAAAATGCTGGGAAGTATTCTGAAATTTGAACCTGTTAAAATTGAAACATTAATCCCTGATTCTGATAAAAATAAAACCTTCCTACAGCTTACCTTAAAAGATAAGGATGGAAACATCATCGCCTCCAGTCTTCATTTCTTTGCTAAACCAAAAGACCTGCAGCTGACCCAACCTGGCATTAAGATTAAAAAAATCTCAGCGGATGAGGTTGAGGTTTCCACGGATGTCCTGGCAAAAGATATTTATCTGATGGGAGACACTCATTTCAGTGATAACTTCTTTGACCTGCTTCCCAATACCTCAAAAAAGATCAAACTTTCAAAACCTGTGGAAAACATCAAAGTAATGAGCCTTTGGGATACATTATAA
- a CDS encoding AEC family transporter: MVNFVLIAVCIIAGMVFKATKSIHPDAHKGINTWILYLALPAVSFKYLPKVKWTTEMLFPIAATFLISVFCFFFMMFYSKSKGYSRRSRSTLELTSGYSNTSFIGFPLISAFYGESLLSIAIICDQTMFFALSTMGIIAAVKGGSRSGKVSAKFILKRLITFPPLIGCVAALVLSQFIDFTVAEPFFDKLAGTVSPLALFSVGLQLKFNGWKKLIPQMSASMLYKLILAPAIVLGLALLLNVKGDVAKITVFEAAMPTVVTSSIIAEQFRLNTKLTNLIIGFSIIVGFLTSAVWYHITEFLF; encoded by the coding sequence ATGGTAAATTTTGTTCTGATTGCGGTGTGCATTATTGCAGGAATGGTATTCAAAGCGACAAAATCTATCCATCCCGATGCTCACAAAGGCATTAATACCTGGATTCTTTACCTTGCCCTACCGGCAGTTTCTTTCAAATACCTGCCCAAAGTAAAGTGGACCACAGAAATGCTGTTCCCGATTGCAGCAACCTTCCTGATCTCTGTTTTTTGCTTTTTCTTTATGATGTTTTACAGCAAAAGTAAAGGGTATTCCAGGCGGTCCAGAAGCACATTGGAACTTACAAGTGGCTACAGCAATACTTCCTTCATCGGTTTTCCCCTGATCAGTGCATTTTACGGCGAAAGCCTTTTAAGTATAGCCATTATTTGCGATCAGACCATGTTTTTTGCCCTTTCCACAATGGGAATTATAGCAGCAGTGAAGGGTGGGAGCAGATCAGGAAAAGTAAGTGCCAAATTTATTTTAAAGAGATTGATTACTTTCCCTCCATTAATAGGATGTGTAGCAGCATTGGTATTATCGCAGTTTATTGATTTTACCGTTGCAGAACCGTTTTTTGATAAACTTGCAGGAACAGTAAGCCCGCTGGCCTTATTCTCGGTAGGACTTCAATTGAAGTTTAACGGATGGAAAAAACTGATTCCCCAAATGTCAGCTTCTATGCTCTACAAGCTGATCCTGGCTCCGGCTATTGTTTTGGGACTGGCTTTACTTCTGAATGTAAAAGGAGATGTGGCCAAAATCACTGTATTTGAAGCTGCTATGCCAACTGTTGTCACCTCAAGTATTATTGCAGAGCAATTCAGGCTGAATACCAAGCTTACCAATCTCATTATCGGGTTCAGTATTATTGTTGGATTCCTTACCTCCGCAGTGTGGTATCACATCACGGAATTTCTTTTCTAA
- the priA gene encoding primosomal protein N': protein MQYAQIVLPLNLKGSFTYKVPEELMLMIQPGMRVLVPFGGKKIYTGIVFELHDNAPESFVAKEVISILDDNPILPNEQISFWNWLSEYYLCGLGEIYRFAFPSSLKLESETYLKLKPNITVDFENLDVNEMYLIQALEVRQLINLTDIEAFIPKKEIIKTINSLIDLQYIEIDEKIAEKYKAKEVAYVKISDEVLNNQNLTDILLKLNKAPKQKDLFLAILEKQTEHPDIPIKKSELFEDGYFGASHFKALADKNLVEEYHMQKDRIESYEGEIEELEELSELQKEAKTEIDEAFEEGKNVLLHGVTSSGKTHIYLEKIEGCIQEGKNVLFLLPEISLTKQITQRLEKKYGRQLGFYHQKLTDFERVEVWRRIRQNDIKILIGTRNALFLPFQDLGLVIVDEEHDSAYRPREASPYFNAKDAAMVLGNLYGAGVILGSATPSVESYYNARKDKIKYIFLNERFGNVNLPEYELINFKEAQESKKVSGNFSLHLIDEIKKTLDEKNQAIVLHNRRGYANVIECETCGYVNYCSNCDVVMTYHKAANEMKCHYCGQRASKPRTCPKCHSENLNERGVGVEQIHEEVSKIFPDSEVDRMDVDSMRKKFAYEKLYEKIEEGETDIVVGTQMISKGLDFDHIELVAIPKADSLLYVQDFRAEERAYQLITQVSGRAGRVSGKGKILIQTYNPEHSVFQLIKMNNPAKIYKYILTERQKFHYPPFTKLIMIELKHRKEDKVNRASQFLGSVLRKYLPEECVLGPERAQIARLNNLYQFQIMLKLPRGKKYDEFKKMVLLSLNEFDEITAYQSIKKDIFVDF from the coding sequence TTGCAGTACGCCCAAATAGTTTTACCGCTTAATTTAAAAGGATCTTTCACCTACAAAGTTCCGGAAGAACTAATGCTTATGATTCAACCGGGAATGCGGGTTCTCGTGCCTTTCGGGGGAAAGAAAATTTATACAGGAATTGTTTTTGAACTTCATGATAACGCACCGGAGAGTTTTGTAGCGAAAGAGGTTATCAGTATTTTAGATGATAATCCCATACTTCCCAATGAGCAGATCAGCTTTTGGAACTGGCTGTCAGAATATTATCTGTGCGGGCTGGGAGAGATCTACCGTTTTGCATTTCCGTCTTCCTTAAAACTGGAAAGTGAAACTTATTTAAAATTAAAACCCAATATAACGGTTGATTTTGAGAACCTCGATGTTAATGAAATGTACCTTATCCAGGCATTGGAAGTACGTCAGCTCATCAACCTTACCGATATTGAAGCATTTATTCCTAAAAAAGAGATCATTAAAACGATCAATTCGCTGATTGATCTGCAGTATATTGAAATTGACGAGAAAATAGCTGAAAAATATAAAGCGAAAGAAGTAGCTTATGTGAAAATCAGTGATGAGGTTTTGAATAATCAAAATCTGACGGATATTCTTTTAAAACTAAATAAAGCTCCGAAGCAGAAAGACCTTTTTCTGGCAATCCTGGAAAAGCAAACCGAACATCCGGATATTCCAATTAAGAAGTCTGAATTATTTGAAGATGGATATTTCGGAGCCTCACATTTTAAGGCACTTGCGGATAAAAATCTTGTTGAGGAATATCACATGCAGAAAGACAGGATCGAAAGTTATGAAGGCGAAATTGAAGAGCTGGAAGAGCTTTCCGAACTGCAGAAAGAAGCTAAAACAGAAATTGACGAAGCCTTTGAAGAAGGAAAAAATGTACTGCTTCATGGCGTCACTTCCTCAGGAAAAACCCACATTTATCTGGAGAAAATTGAAGGATGTATTCAGGAAGGAAAAAATGTGCTGTTCCTGCTTCCCGAAATTTCCCTGACTAAGCAAATCACTCAGCGGCTAGAGAAAAAATACGGCAGACAGCTTGGTTTTTATCATCAGAAACTAACCGATTTTGAAAGGGTAGAGGTTTGGCGGAGAATCAGGCAGAATGATATTAAAATTCTTATAGGAACGCGGAATGCCTTATTCCTGCCTTTTCAGGATTTGGGGCTTGTAATTGTAGATGAAGAACATGATTCTGCATACAGACCGAGAGAAGCTTCTCCCTATTTCAATGCAAAGGATGCAGCAATGGTATTAGGAAACCTTTACGGTGCCGGAGTTATTCTGGGATCCGCAACCCCTTCTGTAGAAAGTTATTATAACGCCAGAAAAGATAAAATAAAATATATTTTCCTGAATGAAAGATTCGGGAATGTCAACCTTCCGGAATATGAGCTCATCAATTTTAAAGAAGCCCAGGAATCCAAAAAAGTGTCCGGGAACTTTTCTTTACACCTGATAGATGAGATCAAAAAAACACTGGACGAGAAAAACCAGGCCATAGTACTTCACAACCGCCGTGGCTATGCCAATGTTATAGAATGTGAAACCTGCGGATACGTCAATTACTGCTCGAATTGTGATGTGGTGATGACCTACCATAAGGCTGCCAATGAAATGAAGTGCCATTACTGCGGCCAGAGAGCATCAAAGCCAAGAACCTGCCCGAAATGTCATTCCGAAAATCTGAACGAAAGAGGAGTAGGAGTAGAACAGATTCACGAGGAAGTATCCAAAATATTTCCTGACAGTGAGGTAGACAGAATGGATGTAGATTCCATGCGTAAGAAATTCGCCTATGAAAAGCTGTATGAAAAAATAGAGGAAGGCGAAACAGATATTGTTGTGGGAACACAGATGATCTCGAAAGGGCTTGATTTTGACCATATTGAGCTTGTGGCTATTCCCAAAGCAGATTCCTTGTTGTATGTGCAGGATTTCAGGGCTGAGGAAAGAGCCTACCAGCTGATCACCCAGGTTTCCGGAAGAGCCGGAAGAGTTTCGGGGAAAGGAAAAATTTTAATCCAAACCTATAATCCGGAACATTCTGTTTTTCAGCTGATCAAGATGAATAATCCGGCAAAGATCTATAAATATATTCTTACCGAACGCCAGAAATTCCACTATCCGCCATTCACAAAATTAATCATGATCGAGCTGAAGCATAGGAAAGAAGACAAGGTAAATCGGGCTTCCCAGTTTCTGGGATCTGTTTTAAGGAAATATCTTCCGGAAGAATGTGTTTTAGGTCCGGAAAGAGCTCAGATTGCAAGGCTTAATAATTTATACCAGTTCCAGATTATGCTCAAACTTCCCCGCGGGAAAAAGTATGATGAATTTAAAAAAATGGTTTTGTTAAGTTTGAATGAATTCGATGAAATCACTGCGTATCAAAGTATTAAAAAAGATATATTTGTGGATTTTTAA
- a CDS encoding copper homeostasis protein CutC, with product MSKIEIACFNPESAIIAFENGADRIELCDGLIEGGTTPSFETTRDLRAKISIPLFVMIRPRGGNFTYSEAEFEQMQKDLLHLKSLKVDGFVFGILDENDQVNVEHNKILVEMAYPLPCTFHRAFDRAQGLEDSLEKVIGCGFKTILTSGQKPNVSEGKENLKKLVELSNGRIEILVGGGLRSTNIAEIREFTNAGYFHSSAITDGGAFASADEIIALKNK from the coding sequence ATGTCAAAAATAGAAATAGCGTGCTTCAACCCGGAATCAGCAATAATCGCATTTGAAAATGGAGCCGACAGAATCGAATTGTGCGATGGATTAATTGAAGGCGGAACAACCCCCAGTTTTGAAACAACAAGAGACCTCAGAGCAAAAATAAGTATCCCGCTTTTTGTAATGATCCGCCCAAGAGGTGGAAATTTTACCTATTCGGAAGCTGAATTTGAACAGATGCAAAAAGATCTGCTCCACCTGAAATCTCTGAAAGTAGACGGTTTTGTTTTTGGGATCCTGGACGAAAATGACCAGGTGAATGTAGAACACAACAAGATTTTGGTTGAGATGGCTTATCCACTTCCATGTACTTTTCACCGTGCTTTTGACAGAGCGCAAGGTCTTGAAGATTCCCTGGAAAAAGTCATTGGCTGCGGTTTTAAAACAATTCTCACTTCAGGCCAGAAACCCAATGTTTCAGAAGGTAAGGAAAACCTTAAAAAATTGGTTGAGCTTTCCAATGGCAGAATTGAAATTCTGGTGGGAGGCGGACTTCGTTCCACCAATATTGCAGAGATCAGAGAATTTACAAACGCAGGTTATTTTCATTCCTCAGCAATAACAGATGGTGGAGCTTTTGCCAGTGCAGATGAAATTATTGCTTTGAAAAATAAATAG
- a CDS encoding GxxExxY protein, with protein sequence MTIENAYKIDLIIENKVIVEVKAVLELHPVFHSQVLTYLNWLT encoded by the coding sequence GTGACAATAGAAAATGCATATAAAATTGATTTGATTATAGAAAATAAAGTTATTGTTGAAGTAAAAGCTGTTCTTGAACTGCATCCTGTTTTTCATTCCCAGGTTTTAACCTATCTGAACTGGCTAACCTGA